One window from the genome of Trichoplusia ni isolate ovarian cell line Hi5 chromosome 13, tn1, whole genome shotgun sequence encodes:
- the LOC113500081 gene encoding glucose dehydrogenase [FAD, quinone]-like, with translation MWVIGKEWRMSLIKLSNHDQVRSQERKLYGSAPQGKNHSDRFSRSSICTFINLLSVSDGQSFDFIVVGSGSAGAVVAARLSEVPSFNVLLIEAGGDPPPTSVIPGLFVTLPGTEYDWNVEAQFDKGVGLAHPGGILNYPRGKMLGGCSSTNFLIYSRGVPEDYEEWNRIAPGWDWESVLPYFKKLEGMTDMSVFKTPQNAYLHSTDGPVKVSRLVTLKSTAIIDNIRLDSYEEMGIQKVLENNGPEIEGASRPHFTFYNGRRSSTAEAYLRPAKDRPNLKVAKFATVTKILVDPLTLRAYGVEIFTSNKLIKIYSKKEVILSAGTINSPKILMHSGIGPREELSKFGIKTLINLPVGQNFHDHQTIPLVFKGKLGILTAVQNMAAAPQLDTLPVPVQAGFFRLNTSSSSYPNKYQPHFQFFNTYVGAAASVLLAIGCKTLGNFDQAFCWSLGKTNAVNEIDNVLLVLMHPLSRGEIRLKSKNPMEDPTINLGYYRNEYDLLVAAEGVKFMNTFINTTYFRKVGGSLARLSVRGCEHIPWGTDEYWRCYAKNTVSSLLHGVGTCSMGRQGVVDERLRVHNVDGLRVVDASVIPMIPSGNTNAPVMMVGEKAADMIKADHNDHSGNLKQVLYDDEDSLRTWYYI, from the exons atgtggGTTATTGGCAAGGAATGGAGGATGTCTTTGATAAAGTTGAGCAACCATGACCAAGTGCGATCACAAGAACGAAAACTATACGGATCGGCACCCCAAGGCAAGAATCATTCGGATCGGTTTAGCCGTTCCAGCATTTGTACCTTTATCAATCTTCTTTCGGTTTCAGATGGGCAAAGTTTCGACTTCATCGTGGTGGGCAGTGGGTCAGCGGGCGCCGTGGTGGCTGCGCGACTCTCCGAGGTGCCGAGCTTCAACGTGCTGCTCATTGAGGCTGGGGGCGACCCACCTCCCACCAGCGTG ATTCCAGGTCTGTTTGTGACACTACCGGGAACAGAATATGACTGGAATGTGGAAGCTCAGTTTGATAAAGGCGTTGGCCTCGCGCATCCTGGCGGCATCTTGAATTATCCTCGAGGTAAAATGCTTGGAGGTTGTTCTTCCACCAACTTCCTCATATATTCACGAGGAGTGCCTGAAGATTATGAGGAATGGAACCGAATAGCACCTGGTTGGGATTGGGAGTCTGTACTTCCATACTTCAAAAAGCTAGAAGGTATGACAGACATGTCAGTTTTCAAAACTCCCCAAAATGCTTACCTGCATTCCACAGACGGTCCAGTTAAGGTATCAAGGCTTGTTACCTTAAAGTCAACTGCTATAATAGATAACATAAGGTTGGATTCGTACGAAGAGATGGGTATTCAGAAAGTTTTGGAAAATAACGGTCCTGAAATCGAGGGTGCTTCCAGACCGCACTTCACCTTCTACAATGGCAGAAGATCGAGTACAGCAGAGGCTTATCTTAGGCCAGCTAAGGATAGACCTAATCTAAAAGTAGCCAAGTTTGCTACCGTCACTAAGATATTAGTGGATCCACTTACATTACGAGCTTACGGCGTGGAAATCTTCACATCtaacaaattgattaaaatttactcTAAAAAGGAGGTCATTCTTTCAGCTGGTACAATTAATAGTCCGAAAATTCTAATGCATTCAGGAATAGGACCAAGAGAAGAATTATCAAAGTTTGGAATCAAGACGCTGATAAATCTTCCTGTTGGTCAAAATTTTCATGATCACCAAACTATACCGCTAGTATTTAAAGGTAAACTTGGAATATTAACGGCTGTTCAAAATATGGCAGCTGCTCCGCAGCTTGACACATTACCAGTGCCAGTACAGGCTGGATTCTTTAGATTAAACACCAGTTCCAGTAGCTATCCTAACAAATACCAGCCACATTTccaattttttaatacttatgttGGGGCAGCAGCGTCTGTCTTATTAGCAATAGGATGTAAAACTCTTGGCAATTTTGATCAGGCCTTTTGCTGGTCACTAGGAAAAACGAATGCTGTCAATGAAATAGACAATGTGCTGCTTGTCCTAATGCATCCATTGTCAAGAGGAGAGATTAgattgaaaagtaaaaatccTATGGAAGATCCCACCATCAATCTGGGTTATTATAGAAATGAATATGATCTATTAGTAGCCGCAGAAGGTGTGAAGTTCATGAACACGTTCATAAATACAACATATTTTAGGAAGGTTGGAGGAAGTCTGGCAAGATTGAGTGTGAGAGGATGTGAGCATATCCCTTGGGGTACAGATGAATATTGGCGGTGTTACGCAAAAAATACGGTTTCATCGTTACTACACGGAGTAGGAACTTGCAGTATGGGGCGTCAGGGTGTTGTAGACGAGAGGTTACGAGTGCATAACGTGGATGGGCTAAGAGTGGTCGACGCATCAGTTATACCAATGATACCGAGTGGTAACACTAACGCTCCCGTGATGATGGTTGGTGAGAAAGCCGCTGATATGATAAAAGCTGATCACAATGACCACAGTGGGAACCTTAAACAAGTTCTTTATGATGACGAGGACTCTTTACGGACTTGGTACTACATCTGA